The DNA region GGCACCAAGTACCGGGCCGAGCGTCCCTGCGACAGCATCGTGCGCACGAGCGTCGCGCTTTCCGGCATTTCGGGCAAGTTGAGCGTCTTTATGCGCGAGCGCAGCGCGGGAGGCACGGCCGAAACAACGCGCATGAGCGCGTCGGCCGCGATGCCGGCGCGCGGCGCGATGACAAAGGCTTCGAGCGACTCGAGTACCTCCTCGAACCGCACCCACGAGCTCTCGGCGAGCGAATCGGCGCCCGTAATGAACGTCAACGTATCGCCGGGATAGCGTTCGTGCAGGCGAGGAAGCAAGTCGGCGGTGTAGCCGGTTGCGTCGTCCTGCAGATCGCTTTCGTCCAAGGTGAAGTTTGCATTGGAAGCGATCGCGAGCCGCAGCATCTCGCTGCGCTGCGCCGCGGTGGCCGCCGGTTTGGTGCGATAGTGGACGTTATTGGTTGGAACGAACAGCACGCGGTCGAGTACCTCGAGTAGCCGCGCGGACTCCGCGATGAACAGATGCAGGTTGTGCACCGGATCAAAAGTTCCACCAAACACACCTAATCTACTCATGAATAGGTGAACTCGTATCGGCCGATGCGGACCGTGTCTCCTTCGACCGCGCCTAAGTCGCGCAGCTTTTTCTCGACGCCCATCTTGGCGAGAATCTGCTCGAAGCGCGCCAGGCCCTCGTCCGATTCGAAGTCCGTCATGGCGGCCAGCCGTTCGACGCGCTCGCCGGCGATTACGAATCCGCCGTCTTCCTTTGTAATAGAGAAAGCTTCACTGGGCTTCAGATGGATGAGCGCCGCATCGCCTGGAGAGACGTCCGGTTGGGGCGCCTGCGCGATCGCGCGCCATGCCGCGTACGTTAATTCTTGGACGCCTTCGCGTGTGGCCGCGCTGATGCCGTAGATCTCAGGGTAGCGCTCGCGCAGTTCGCGCAATCGGTCTTGCGCCGCCGGAAGGTCGAGTTTTGAGACCACCAGCAGCACGGGCTTTTGCACGAGCTGTTCGTTCCAAGCGCGCAGCTCGTTTTCAATAGTAGCTTTATCGGCCAGAATCTCGTCGAGTTCTTTGGCGCCGTCCAGCAAGTGGATCAGCACGCGCGTGCGTTCGACGTGGCGCAAGAATTGGTCGCCTAAGCCCGCGCCGGTGTGCGCGCCTTCGATCAGTCCGGGAACGTCGACCATCACGAACGATTCATCGTCGGAGACGCGTA from Candidatus Rubrimentiphilum sp. includes:
- the nadD gene encoding nicotinate (nicotinamide) nucleotide adenylyltransferase, which encodes MSRLGVFGGTFDPVHNLHLFIAESARLLEVLDRVLFVPTNNVHYRTKPAATAAQRSEMLRLAIASNANFTLDESDLQDDATGYTADLLPRLHERYPGDTLTFITGADSLAESSWVRFEEVLESLEAFVIAPRAGIAADALMRVVSAVPPALRSRIKTLNLPEMPESATLVRTMLSQGRSARYLVPEPVWEYITTHGLYADGNGT
- the obgE gene encoding GTPase ObgE → MQFIDEATFAVAAGNGGDGLVAWRREKYIPKGGPAGGDGGHGGTVYLQASPELSTLVEFRFKRQFTADSGKPGGTSNKSGRSGDDLVIGVPVGTLVYRTLEGETESFLADLKEPGERVIIARGGRGGLGNQHFATSTRQAPRFAEKGEPGERCTLRLELRLLADCGIIGVPNAGKSTLLSVVSAARPKIADYPFTTLEPQLGVVRVSDDESFVMVDVPGLIEGAHTGAGLGDQFLRHVERTRVLIHLLDGAKELDEILADKATIENELRAWNEQLVQKPVLLVVSKLDLPAAQDRLRELRERYPEIYGISAATREGVQELTYAAWRAIAQAPQPDVSPGDAALIHLKPSEAFSITKEDGGFVIAGERVERLAAMTDFESDEGLARFEQILAKMGVEKKLRDLGAVEGDTVRIGRYEFTYS